From the Candidatus Bathyarchaeota archaeon A05DMB-5 genome, the window GTTCACGCCAGTCATCACAAGCGTGACTTTCAGTTTGCCGTCTTGCTCTGGGTTGACTCTTGCTCCCCATATTACCAAAGCATTAGTGTCCATCATTTCAGTAACGATTTCGCCTACACGGTTTGCCTCTTCAATTGTCATATGCGCGTCGCCAGTCACGTGAATTAAGGCTCCGGTTGCGCCGGCATAATCCACATCAAGCAGTGGACTTCTTAGAGCGTTTCGCACGGCTTCTTCTGCCCTGTTGGGCGCGTCAGATTCGCCTACTCCTACAACGGCTACTCCGCCTCGTTTAACAATGGTTTTGAAGTCTGCGAAGTCAAGGTTTATGAGGCTTGGGGCTGAGATTGTTTCGACGATGCCTTTAATCATGTTTGCTAAAACTTGGTCTGCGATTCTGAAGGCTTCGTTTATGGGTAACTGTGGCACGAGTTGCATTAGCTTGTTGTTATCTATTACGACCACGGTGTCGCAGTTTCTGCGCATTTCAGTTAACGCCGCGGCGGCATATTCGATTCGACCCTTCTCGATTCTGAAGGGCGTAGTTACAACGCCCACAGTTATTGCACCTTTTCGCCTTGCAATTTCCGCGATAACTGGCGCGGCGCCAGTTCCAGTTCCGCCTCCCAAACCAGCAGTTATGAAAACTATGCCTGCGCCAGAAAGCAAATCTTCAATGCGTTTCTTAGATTCTTCGATTGCTGCTCTTCCAAGCGTTGGGTCGCCACCAACACCGAGTCCCTTAGTGAGTTTTTCACCTATCAGGATTTTTTGATGTCCTCTTGACGCAGTGAGGTGAAGCGCATCTGTATTTATCGCTATGCATTCAGCGCCTGTTATTCCCATCTCCATCAGTCGCGAAACAGTGTTATTTCCAGCTCCGCCAACTCCGACTACTACAATGCGGCAGTTGCTAGACTGCAGAACCTCCTCAGCTGTCATGCCTTGCCACGCGTACTTAAGCGCATGTTCTGCGGGTTGCATTTTAGCCAACCTTTTTCCACCGCATAACTTCATCGTTAATTAAGTCACGGATAGCTACGCGAATTGCTTCTGCACGGTTTGGGTAAAACTTTTCATTCACGAGGTGGTCTAAAGCTTTAATATAGGGTTCGGGTAAATACAGTGTGATTAACTTCAATTCATTTCTCCCTCCGGGTAAGCAACAGAATTAGGGTTACAAGTTATACT encodes:
- the ftsZ gene encoding cell division protein FtsZ, producing MAKMQPAEHALKYAWQGMTAEEVLQSSNCRIVVVGVGGAGNNTVSRLMEMGITGAECIAINTDALHLTASRGHQKILIGEKLTKGLGVGGDPTLGRAAIEESKKRIEDLLSGAGIVFITAGLGGGTGTGAAPVIAEIARRKGAITVGVVTTPFRIEKGRIEYAAAALTEMRRNCDTVVVIDNNKLMQLVPQLPINEAFRIADQVLANMIKGIVETISAPSLINLDFADFKTIVKRGGVAVVGVGESDAPNRAEEAVRNALRSPLLDVDYAGATGALIHVTGDAHMTIEEANRVGEIVTEMMDTNALVIWGARVNPEQDGKLKVTLVMTGVNSPHILSGFGTIAPQLFNLEPYAEPEKKLGLNLNLYQMENFL
- a CDS encoding ribbon-helix-helix protein, CopG family, whose translation is MKLITLYLPEPYIKALDHLVNEKFYPNRAEAIRVAIRDLINDEVMRWKKVG